One segment of Canis aureus isolate CA01 chromosome 27, VMU_Caureus_v.1.0, whole genome shotgun sequence DNA contains the following:
- the TBC1D10A gene encoding TBC1 domain family member 10A isoform X3 yields MLNNWDKWMAKKHKKIRLRCQKGIPPSLRGRAWQYLSGGKVKLQQNPGKFDELDMSPGDPKWLDVIERDLHRQFPFHEMFVSRGGHGQQDLFRVLKAYTLYRPEEGYCQAQAPIAAVLLMHMPAEQAFWCLVQICEKYLPGYYSEKLEAIQLDGEILFSLLQKVSPVAHKHLSRQKIDPLLYMTEWFMCAFARTLPWSSVLRVWDMFFCEGVKIIFRVGLVLLKHALGSPEKLKACQGQYETIEQLRSLSPKIMQEAFLVQEVVELPVTERQIEREHLIQLRRWQETRGELQCCSLPRLHGAKAILEAEPGPRPTLQPSPSIRLPPDAPLPGSKGKPKTPKQSQKEKEQWEQAKASGQLDKLPTPSQAKGAAAAGDACPPQDVLPRDAAHQDPALQDSASQDPAHHRSQDSVHHCSQESLTSQESEDTYL; encoded by the exons ATGCTCAACAACTGGGACAAATGGATGGCCAAGAAGCACAAAAAG ATCCGTCTGCGGTGCCAGAAAGGCATCCCACCTTCTCTGCGGGGCCGTGCTTGGCAGTACCTGTCAGGAGGCAAGGTGAAGCTACAGCAGAACCCTGGGAAGTTTGAT GAGCTGGACATGTCCCCTGGGGACCCCAAGTGGCTGGATGTGATTGAACGTGATCTGCACCGGCAGTTCCCTTTCCATGAGATGTTTGTGTCCCGGGGAGGCCATGG CCAGCAGGATCTATTCCGTGTGCTGAAGGCCTATACCCTTTACCGACCTGAGGAGGGCTACTGCCAGGCCCAGGCGCCCATTGCTGCTGTTCTGCTCATGCACATGCCTGCTGAG CAAGCCTTCTGGTGCCTGGTGCAGATTTGTGAGAAGTACCTGCCTGGCTACTACAGTGAGAAACTG GAGGCAATCCAACTGGATGGGGAGATCCTCTTCTCACTGCTGCAGAAGGTGTCACCTGTGGCCCACAAGCACCTCAGCCGGCAGAAGATTGATCCACTGCTGTACATGACAGAGTGGTTCATGTGTGCCTTTGCCCGCACCCTGCCCTGGAGCTCTGTGCTGCGCGTCTGGGATATGTTCTTCTGTGAAG GAGTCAAGATCATCTTCCGGGTGGGGCTGGTGCTGCTGAAACATGCGTTGGGCTCCCCTGAAAAGCTCAAAGCCTGTCAGGGCCAGTACGAGACTATCGAGCAACTGCGGAGCCTCAGCCCCAAGATCATGCAGGAGGCCTTCCTGGTCCAGGAG GTGGTAGAGTTGCCAGTGACAGAGCGCCAGATTGAGCGTGAGCACCTCATTCAGCTGCGGCGCTGGCAAGAAACCCGGGGTGAGCTGCAGTGCTGTTCCCTGCCCAGGCTGCATGGTGCCAAGGCCATcctggaggcagagccaggccccCGGCCCACCTTGCAACCTTCACCATCCATCCGCCTGCCCCCAGATGCCCCCCTCCCTGGTTCCAAAGGCAAGCCCAAGACACCCAAACAGAGCCAGAAGGAAAAGGAGCAATGGGAACAGGCAAAGGCAAGTGGGCAGCTGGATAAGCTCCCAACCCCAAGTCAAGCCAAGGGGGCAGCTGCTGCAGGAGATGCGTGTCCCCCACAGGATGTGCTCCCCAGGGATGCAGCCCACCAAGATCCAGCCCTTCAGGACTCAGCCTCCCAGGATCCAGCCCATCACCGCTCCCAGGATTCAGTTCACCACTGCTCCCAGGAGAGTCTGACCTCCCAGGAGAGTGAGGATACATACTTGTAA